CACGGACGCGCTGCCGGATTTCGTCCTGCCTTTCGAGGTGAAGCCGCTCGGCATTCGCGGGCGGATCGTGCGGCTCGGACCCGTCATCGACGATATCCTCTCGCGCCACGATTATCCGCCACCTGTTTCGGCGCTTCTGGCGCAGGGCGTGGCCCTGACGGCGCTGCTCGGATCGGCACTGAAGTTCGAGGGCAAGTTCATCCTCCAGACCAAGACCGATGGTCCCGTCTCCATGATCGTCGCCGACTATGTGGCGCCGAACGGGGTGCGCGGCACCACCCGCTTCGACAAGGCGGCGGACCTCGCGGGCCGTGATGAGAAGTCGCTGCTGGGATCGGGCTACCTTGGCATGACCGTGGATCAGGGCGAGGGCATGGACCGCTACCAGGGCCTTGTGCCGCTGGGCGAAAACACGCTGGCCGAAGCCGCACACACCTATTTCAAGCAGTCGGAACAGATCCCCACGCGGCTGCGTCTTGCAGCGGGGCCCCTGTCCGTGAAGGGCGACAAGGCGGCGCACTGGCGCGCCGGTGCAATCGTCGTGCAACATCTGCCGCGCGAAGGTGGCATGTCGGCCATTCAGCACTCATCAGGTGATGCTCCCGAAGGCAGCGAAACGCCCGTGACCGAGCACGATGATTGGGTGAAGGCGAAGCTGCTGCTCGACACCGTGGAAGATCACGAGCTTCTGGACCCGACGGTGAGTGCGGAAGAATTGCTGTACCGCCTCTACCACGAGGATGGCGTTACCGTTTACCCCGCAACACAGCTGGCCCGCCACTGCACCTGTTCGGCAGGGGCCGTGGAAACGATGTTGCGGAGCTTCTCGCCGCAGGAACGCAGCGACATGGTGGAGAACGGTGCGATCACCGTGACGTGCGAATTCTGTTCGACGCGTTACACCTTCACGCCGGACCAATTCGCCTGACGGCAGTCGTCGCGCCTGCACCCATCGTGCCACCCATGGGCGCGAAGATGCGGTCCACGCTGACGACGGTCTTGCCCACGGGGAAGAGCGAGGCGATGGCAAGTTTCACATGCTGCCAGGCAAAGGGGATGCCAATGATGGTGACGGCATAGCCGATCGCCGCCGCGATGTGGCCAATCGCCAGCCACCAGCCGGCCAGCACGAACCAGATCACGTTGCCCACGGCACCAAGCGCGCCGGTACCCAGGTCTTCACGGCCGGTCAATTGGTCGCGTGCGACGATGTCATAGCCGAAGGGCCAGAAGGAAAAGCGCGCCAGCATGAAGCACGAGCGCGCCCACGGCAGGCCCACGATGGTGATCGCCATCAGTACGCCCGCCAAAGCCCAGGCCAGGCCGGCGATGACGCCCCCGGTCACAAACCAGAGCACATTGAGAATGAACATGATCAGCGGCATGGAAAACTCCTTCAGCGCCGAAACATATGGGAAGAGCGCCGGCGAATTTCAATTCGCCTCATTCCCCCTCACCCAGCTTCGCTGAAGAGGTGAACCCGGACTTGATCTGGGGGCGGAGGGGGCGGTGAGATGGTTGCCCTGCGCGCAAAACTCTCAGCAGCACCTCGCTGCGAGGCGCTGCATGAACGTCTCGCATTTCCGCAGCTGCTCCACCGCGATGAACTCGTCGGGCTTGTGGGCCTGTTCGATGGAGCCGGGTCCGCACACGACCGCCGGAATGCCGATGGACTGGAAGTGCCCCGCTTCCGTGCAATAGGAAACGGTGTGCGTGGAATTGGCGTGGGCACAGTGAAGAGCCAGGATTTCCGCAGGTGAATCCTGTTCCGGTGCAAGGCCGGGAACGTCGGTCATCTTCTCCGTGGCGATGCCGGTGCCGGGAGCGACCGCCTGCATGGCAGGTTCCAGCTTCCGCGCCAGTTCGGCGATGCGCCTTGGCACTGCCTGCCTGTCGGCGGTGGGCAGCAGGCGCGTCTCCCACGAGAAGCTGCAGGCGCGCGGCACGATGTTGTTGGCCGTGCCGCCCTTGATCACGCCCACATGCACGGTGGAATAGGGAGGGTCGAAACGGCCGGTGGGATCGCCCTCTGCAATCAGGTCCTCGCGCACGCGGTTCAGTTCGGACACGAGTTCCGCTGCCACCATGATGGCGTTGACGCCCTGGTCGGTGAGGGCCGAATGCGATTCATGCCCCGTCACCTCAGTTCCGTAGCGCACCGCACTCTTGTGAGCATTCACCACCTGCATGGACGTGGGTTCCCCCACGATCACGGCGGAGGGGCGCTTGAGGTGATCGCGCATGTGCTCGACGAGCGGAACGACACCCCGGCAGCCCACTTCTTCGTCGCAGGAGAAGGCGAAGTGGATGGGGCGGGCCAGTTTCATCGCCTTGAATTGCGGCACCATGGCGAGGCACACGGCGATGAAACCCTTCATGTCAGCCGTGCCGCGCCCATAGAGCAGGCCGTCTCGTTCCATCAGCGTGAAGGGATCGGACGACCACGCCTGACCATCGACGGGCACCACATCCGTATGTCCCGACAAGACAACGCCGCCTTCCACATCAGGCCCGATGGTGGCGTAGAGATTGGTCTTACCAGCCTCATAGTCCACGCGGAGGTGCGGCACCTTATGGCTGTCGAGAAAGTCCTCGATCCAGGCAATGAGCGGAATGTTGCTGTCGCGGCTCGTGGTGTCGAAGGCGATGAGCGCCGCGAGGATGTCTTCGGAGGTGGTGGGAAACATGATCTCTGTCAATTGAAGGTGGGACGCTCGTGCGGCGAGTCGAGCGAGAAGGCGGGTATTTCGATGGCGAAGGTGTGCCCGTCGGGCCCGAGCATGTGATAGGTCCCCACCATCATGCCGGAAGGCGTGGTGAGCGGGCAGCCCGATGTGTATTGGAAGCTCTCGCCCGGTGCCAGCGTGGGCTGTTCGCCCACGACGCCTTCGCCCACCACTTCCTGCTTGTGGCCGCGTGCATCGGTGATGATCCAGTGCCGTGACACCAGTTTCGCAGATTGCCCGCTGAGGTTCTCGATGGTGATGGTATAGGCCCAGACATAGCGGTCCTCGTCGGGTTTGGATTGCCCTTCGAGATATTGCGGCCGGACTGTCACCCGGAACCTGTTGCTGATGGCCTCATACATCCCCCCAATCTAGGCCATCGCTGGAGGTTTTCCACTGCCATGTCACCGGGCTTGCGCGGTCCAGTGCAAAACCGCCAAAAGGCCGTCATGTCTGAGAAATCCGCCGCCCGACCCGATGTCGCCCTGCCGCAGGGCATCCTCCCTGCCCGGGTGATTGCCTCGTTCTGCGAGAAGGGCCTCATCCGCCTCGACCGTCCGCTGGACGACGAGCAGATCCAGCCGGCGAGCCTCGACCTCCGCCTTGGGCCGGTGGCCTACCGCGTGCGCGCCTCTTTCCTGCCGGGACCAAAGCAGACGGTGGAAGAAAAACTGAAGGCCGTCGCCCTTCACCGCATCGACTTGACCGATGGGGCGGTGCTGGAAACGGGCTGCGTCTACATCGTGCCGCTGATGGAAAGCCTGTCGCTGCCGCAGGGCGTCGCCGCCGCTGCCAACCCGAAAAGCTCCACCGGCCGCCTCGACATCTTCACCCGGGTCATCGCCGACCGCGCCCAGGAATTCGACAAGGTGTGGGATGGTTACGAGGGCCCGCTCTATGCCGAAATCAGCCCGCGCACCTTCCCCATTCTTGCACGCCAGGGTTCGCGCCTCTCGCAGATCCGCTTCCGCTCCGGCCCGTCTCTGGCGACCGACGCGCTGATCCATGCGCTCCATGCCGCCGAACCGCTCATCGCGCAGGGCGAGGCCAATATCGATGGCGGACTTGCGCTGACCGTCGATCTCTCGCCGATGATACCGGGCGGCCCCGTGGGCTTTCGCGCCAAGCGCCACTCCGCCCTGGTGGACGTGGACAAGAAGGGCGCTCTCGACGTGCTCGACTATTGGGAACCGATCTGGCAGCAGGGTTCACTCATCCTCGATCCCGACCAGTTCTATATCCTCGCCTCGAAGGAAGCCGTGCGCGTGCCGCCCACCCATGCGGCCGAGATGGTGCCCTTCAATCCGTTGGTCGGAGAGTTCCGCGTGCATTACGCAGGTTTCTTCGATCCGGGATTCGGCCATTCCTCCGGTGCCGGAGAAGGCGCCCGCGCTGTTCTCGAAGTGCGCTCCCATGAGGTGCCGTTCATTCTGGAAGATGGGCAGATCATCGGCCGTCTCGTCTATGAACCGCTCACCGAACGGCCCGACCGCGTCTACGGGCAGCTTGCCTCCAACTACCAGAAACAGGGTTTGAAGCTGTCCAAGCACTTCAAGCCTTTTGACCTTGGCGGCAAGCTCGGTTAGGGTCTTTTCAGGCGCGGGCGTAGTTCAGTGGTAGAACTCTTGCTTCCCAAGCAAGATGTCGTGGGTTCGATTCCCATCGCCCGCTCCAAATTTCCCAAACAGCAAGAATTGCATCTCGGCGGCGCGGAACAAAATCCGCTGCCGCGCATTTGCAGTCCTTGATGTTGAACGCCTTTCTGTACGACGGCAAAGGGCATGACCGCGAAGTGACGCTGGGAGCAACGCTGCCGCGCCTGTCACGCCAGAAACTCCTGTGGATTGACGTCACCTCGCCGACGGCGGAGGACAAGACCCGGCTGCGCAATCTCCTGAAGATCACAGATGCGGCGGTCTTCGAGGAGCCGCGCGAACGCCACGAGACCCGCCTCGCCACATTCGGCAACTGCATCGCCTTCGACCTCGTTGCCATCCAGGCCCCGGAAGACAAGACCGCGCGAACACCGGTGACCCGCAAGGTGAGTTATGTCTTCGGCGGCCTGTGGGTGGTGACGCTGCATGAGGGCGAACTCCCGTACCTCGAACAATTCCGCCAGCAGGACCGCGGTGAAACGCTGATCGGCGGCCTTACCGGAGCGGGCCTCGTGTCATCGCTGCTGGACTGGCATCTTGATACTTTCCTCACGGCGGCAGCCTCCATCGAGACGCTTTGCGATGACATCGACGTGCGCATCCTTGCGGGCGCGCGCGCCGGAGAAGAGGTGTTGCGCGAAATCGTCACGGCACGCCGCCACGTTGCCTTTCTCCTGCGCCTGCTCGAAGTGCAGCGCCCGGTGTTTTACGGCCTTGCGCGCGCCGACATCGAGGTGGCGCTGGACGAAGATGCCAAGTCCCACGTGGAATCATTGGCGCGGCGGTTTGAACGCACCTTCGATGTCATTCAGGGTGGCCGCAATCTCATTCGCGGCTCGTTTGACCTCCACACTGCGCGCCTCGCCGAGAACACCAACGCGCTGGTGCGCCGCCTGACCTTCCTCAGCGTGATGCTGGGCATCGTGGGCGCGGTCGCTGGTATCTTC
The nucleotide sequence above comes from Hyphomicrobiales bacterium. Encoded proteins:
- a CDS encoding Hsp33 family molecular chaperone yields the protein MSTDALPDFVLPFEVKPLGIRGRIVRLGPVIDDILSRHDYPPPVSALLAQGVALTALLGSALKFEGKFILQTKTDGPVSMIVADYVAPNGVRGTTRFDKAADLAGRDEKSLLGSGYLGMTVDQGEGMDRYQGLVPLGENTLAEAAHTYFKQSEQIPTRLRLAAGPLSVKGDKAAHWRAGAIVVQHLPREGGMSAIQHSSGDAPEGSETPVTEHDDWVKAKLLLDTVEDHELLDPTVSAEELLYRLYHEDGVTVYPATQLARHCTCSAGAVETMLRSFSPQERSDMVENGAITVTCEFCSTRYTFTPDQFA
- a CDS encoding YccF domain-containing protein, which gives rise to MPLIMFILNVLWFVTGGVIAGLAWALAGVLMAITIVGLPWARSCFMLARFSFWPFGYDIVARDQLTGREDLGTGALGAVGNVIWFVLAGWWLAIGHIAAAIGYAVTIIGIPFAWQHVKLAIASLFPVGKTVVSVDRIFAPMGGTMGAGATTAVRRIGPA
- the argE gene encoding acetylornithine deacetylase, which codes for MFPTTSEDILAALIAFDTTSRDSNIPLIAWIEDFLDSHKVPHLRVDYEAGKTNLYATIGPDVEGGVVLSGHTDVVPVDGQAWSSDPFTLMERDGLLYGRGTADMKGFIAVCLAMVPQFKAMKLARPIHFAFSCDEEVGCRGVVPLVEHMRDHLKRPSAVIVGEPTSMQVVNAHKSAVRYGTEVTGHESHSALTDQGVNAIMVAAELVSELNRVREDLIAEGDPTGRFDPPYSTVHVGVIKGGTANNIVPRACSFSWETRLLPTADRQAVPRRIAELARKLEPAMQAVAPGTGIATEKMTDVPGLAPEQDSPAEILALHCAHANSTHTVSYCTEAGHFQSIGIPAVVCGPGSIEQAHKPDEFIAVEQLRKCETFMQRLAARCC
- the apaG gene encoding Co2+/Mg2+ efflux protein ApaG; its protein translation is MYEAISNRFRVTVRPQYLEGQSKPDEDRYVWAYTITIENLSGQSAKLVSRHWIITDARGHKQEVVGEGVVGEQPTLAPGESFQYTSGCPLTTPSGMMVGTYHMLGPDGHTFAIEIPAFSLDSPHERPTFN
- a CDS encoding 2'-deoxycytidine 5'-triphosphate deaminase, with translation MSEKSAARPDVALPQGILPARVIASFCEKGLIRLDRPLDDEQIQPASLDLRLGPVAYRVRASFLPGPKQTVEEKLKAVALHRIDLTDGAVLETGCVYIVPLMESLSLPQGVAAAANPKSSTGRLDIFTRVIADRAQEFDKVWDGYEGPLYAEISPRTFPILARQGSRLSQIRFRSGPSLATDALIHALHAAEPLIAQGEANIDGGLALTVDLSPMIPGGPVGFRAKRHSALVDVDKKGALDVLDYWEPIWQQGSLILDPDQFYILASKEAVRVPPTHAAEMVPFNPLVGEFRVHYAGFFDPGFGHSSGAGEGARAVLEVRSHEVPFILEDGQIIGRLVYEPLTERPDRVYGQLASNYQKQGLKLSKHFKPFDLGGKLG